The following proteins come from a genomic window of Chanos chanos chromosome 15, fChaCha1.1, whole genome shotgun sequence:
- the casr gene encoding extracellular calcium-sensing receptor, producing MRIYLHYLVLLSYTCIISTYGPPQRAQKTGDILLGGLFPIHFGVASKDQDLAARPESTECVRYNFRGFRWLQAMIFAIEEINNSSVLLPNITLGYRIFDTCNTVAKALEASLSFVAQNKIDSLNLDEFCNCTGNIPSTIAVVGASGSAVSTAVADLVGLFYIPQISYASSSRLLSNKNQYKSFMRTIPTDEHQATAMAAIIEHFQWNWVIAIASDDEYGRPGIEKFENEMLQRDICIHLNELISQYLDESEIRSLADRIQNSTAKVIAVFASGPDIEPLIKEMVRRNITDRVWLASEAWASSSLVAKPEYLDVMGGTIGFALRAGYIPGFKEFLQQVHPKKSTHNEFVREFWEETFNCYLEDSLRNEDSENGSTSFRPLCTGEEDITSVETPYLDYTHLRISYNVYVAVYAIAQALQDILTCTPGKGLFANNSCADIKKVEAWQVLKQLRHLNFKNSMGETVRFDEGSELSGNYTIINWHRSPEDGSVLFEEVGYYSMHGKKGGRLFIDKTKILWNGYLTEVPFSNCSEDCEPGTRKGIIEGMPTCCFECTECSDGEYSDHKDASVCTKCPNNSWSNGNHTSCFLKEIEFLSWTEPFGIALTLFAVLGVLMTSFVMGVFVKFRNTPIVKASNRELSYLLLFSLLCCFSSSLIFIGEPQDWTCRLRQPAFGISFVLCISCILVKTNRVLLVFEAKMPTSLHRKWWGLNLQFLLVFLFTFVQVMICVVWLYNAPPASYRNYDIDEIIFITCNEGSMMALGFLIGYTCLLAAVCFFFAFKSRKLPENFTEAKFITFSMLIFFIVWISFIPAYFSTYGKFVSAVEVIAILASSFSLLACIFFNKVYIILFKPSRNTIEEVRCSTAAHAFKAAAKATLRHSSASRKRSSSVGGSSASSPSSSISLKTNGNEPDSPSGQRRSHRPRVSFGSGTVTLSLSFEEARKNSMQL from the exons ATGAGGATTTACCTGCATTACCTCGTGCTGCTAAGCTACACTTGTATCATCTCCACCTATGGCCCCCCTCAGAGGGCTCAGAAAACAGGGGACATCCTTCTGGGGGGTcttttccccattcattttggAGTTGCCTCAAAAGATCAAGACCTGGCAGCCAGGCCAGAGTCAACGGAATGTGTGAG atataATTTTCGTGGATTTCGCTGGCTCCAGGCCATGATTTTTGCCATAGAAGAAATCAATAACAGCAGCGTACTCCTGCCCAATATCACTTTGGGTTACCGCATCTTTGACACTTGCAACACAGTAGCCAAAGCCTTGGAAGCCTCCCTCAGTTTTGTGGCTCAGAATAAAATAGACTCTCTGAACCTGGATGAATTCTGTAACTGTACTGGGAATATCCCATCCACCATAGCTGTGGTTGGAGCATCAGGATCTGCAGTCTCTACTGCTGTGGCGGACCTGGTTGGCCTCTTCTACATCCCTCAG ATTAGCTATGCTTCTTCTAGTCGTCTACTGAGCAACAAGAACCAGTACAAATCCTTCATGAGGACAATTCCAACTGATGAGCACCAGGCCACGGCCATGGCCGCCATTATTGAGCACTTCCAGTGGAACTGGGTCATCGCCATTGCTTCAGATGATGAGTACGGACGCCCAGGGATCGAGAAGTTTGAGAACGAGATGTTACAGAGGGACATTTGCATCCACTTAAACGAGCTCATCTCACAATACTTGGATGAATCTGAGATTCGTTCCCTTGCCGACCGGATCCAGAACTCCACAGCTAAGGTTATCGCTGTGTTTGCAAGCGGCCCAGACATTGAACCACTCATCAAAGAGATGGTTAGGAGGAATATTACTGACCGGGTATGGTTAGCAAGTGAGGCTTGGGCGAGCTCGAGCCTTGTTGCCAAGCCTGAGTACCTGGACGTAATGGGGGGGACCATTGGTTTTGCTCTCAGGGCAGGGTACATACCAGGTTTCAAGGAGTTCTTGCAGCAGGTCCACCCAAAGAAGTCAACTCACAATGAATTTGTTCGGGAGTTCTGGGAGGAGACATTTAATTGTTACCTGGAGGACAGCCTTAGGAATGAAGACAGTGAGAATGGGAGTACTAGTTTCAGGCCCTTGTGTACTGGTGAAGAGGACATTACCAGTGTAGAGACGCCTTACCTGGATTACACTCACTTGCGGATCTCATACAATGTTTATGTGGCTGTTTATGCCATAGCTCAGGCTTTGCAAGACATTCTCACCTGTACACCTGGTAAAGGACTTTTCGCAAACAACTCCTGTGCAGACATTAAGAAAGTGGAAGCTTGGCAG GTTTTGAAGCAGCTGAGACATCTGAATTTCAAAAATAGCATGGGAGAAACAGTGCGCTTTGATGAAGGCAGTGAACTTTCTGGAAACTATACCATTATAAACTGGCACAGATCACCAGAGGATGGCTCAGTGTTGTTTGAAGAGGTTGGTTATTACAGCATGCATGGCAAAAAAGGGGGAAGACTCTTCATAGACAAGACTAAAATACTGTGGAATGGCTATTTGACTGAG GTACCATTTTCAAACTGCAGTGAGGACTGTGAACCAGGTACCAGAAAAGGTATCATTGAGGGCATGCCTACCTGCTGCTTTGAATGCACTGAGTGTTCAGATGGAGAGTACAGTGATCACAAAG aTGCCAGTGTTTGCACCAAGTGCCCCAATAACTCCTGGTCCAATGGGAACCACACATCTTGCTTCCTTAAGGAGATTGAGTTCCTGTCGTGGACAGAGCCATTCGGTATCGCTTTGacattgtttgcagtgctgGGAGTCCTCATGACGTCCTTTGTCATGGGTGTTTTTGTAAAGTTCCGCAACACCCCGATTGTCAAGGCCTCCAATAGAGAACTGTCGTAcctccttttgttttctctactctgttgtttctccagctctctgaTCTTCATTGGCGAACCACAGGATTGGACCTGTCGCCTACGGCAACCAGCGTTTGGAATCAGCTTTGTCCTTTGCATCTCATGCATCCTTGTCAAGACCAATCGGGTTTTGCTGGTGTTTGAAGCAAAGATGCCTACTAGTCTCCATCGCAAGTGGTGGGGGCTGAACCTGCAGTTTTTGTTGGTGTTTCTCTTCACGTTCGTACAGGTCATGATCTGTGTGGTCTGGCTGTACAATGCACCCCCAGCCAGTTACAGGAACTATGACATAGATGAAATCATCTTCATAACCTGTAACGAAGGTTCCATGATGGCTCTTGGGTTCCTTATTGGTTACACCTGCCTACTGGCagctgtttgtttcttctttgcCTTCAAGTCGCGTAAACTGCCTGAGAATTTCACAGAGGCTAAATTCATCACCTTTAGCATGCTCATCTTCTTTATAGTTTGGATCTCCTTCATCCCGGCCTACTTCAGCACCTATGGGAAGTTTGTGTCGGCAGTGGAAGTCATCGCTATTCTTGCCTCCAGCTTCAGTCTACTGGCCTGCATCTTCTTCAACAAAGTCTATATCATTCTCTTCAAGCCCTCCAGGAATACTATCGAAGAGGTCCGCTGTAGCACGGCAGCTCATGCTTTCAAAGCTGCAGCCAAAGCCACCCTCAGGCACAGCTCTGCCTCCCGAAAGAGGTCCAGCAGTGTGGGTGGGTCCTCAGCTTCCTCACCCTCCTCGTCAATCAGCCTGAAGACCAATGGAAATGAGCCAGACTCTCCATCTGGACAAAGGAGGAGCCACAGGCCAAGGGTGAGCTTTGGTAGTGGGACAGTCACTCTTTCCCTGAGTTTTGAGGAAGCCAGAAAGAACTCCATGCAGCTGTGA
- the b4galt4 gene encoding beta-1,4-galactosyltransferase 4, protein MVYFPSLTKCTRKGRCLVLLLLSLCVLVWISTFASDTLRSAQVAPNLSQVLRNELFLKIKSTTPWGAEPEPELVSEPVTSEDDVRDPKENCPEKSPLLIGAQKLTFEPKLTLKEVEKDNEVVAEGHYEPSDCIARQSVAILIPHRNRERHLLYLLHHLHPFLQRQQLHYGIYVIHQAGEVTFNRAKLLNVGYLEALKDYTWDCFILHDVDLVPENDHNLYMCDTQPKHLVVGRNSTGYRLRYNGYFGGVTAMTRDQFSRVNGFSNTYWGWGGEDDDLRTRVTLQNMKVVRPPKEVARYTMIFHHRDSGNEVNKDRGRLLTRTSRVWRTDGLNSCTYKTIALERQPLYVNVTVDIGVPGAAP, encoded by the exons ATGGTTTACTTCCCCTCCCTGACCAAGTGCACCCGAAAGGGCAGGTGcctggtgctgctgctgctgtctctctgtgtgctggtctgGATCTCCACGTTTGCCAGTGACACACTCAGATCTGCCCAGGTGGCTCCCAATCTGTCTCAGGTGTTAAGAAATGAGCTGTTCTTGAAAATCAAATCGACAACCCCGTGGGGAGCTGAACCGGAACCAGAGCTGGTATCAGAACCAGTGACGTCTGAGGACGACGTCCGTGACCCGAAAGAAAACTGCCCCGAGAAGTCCCCACTGCTCA TTGGAGCGCAGAAACTCACGTTTGAGCCCAAACTGACTCTGAAAGAGGTGGAGAAGGACAATGAGGTGGTGGCGGAGGGTCATTACGAGCCTTCTGACTGCATCGCCCGGCAGAGCGTAGCCATACTCATCcctcacagaaacagagaaagacacctCCTCTACCTCCTACATCACCTCCACCCGTTCCTGCAGAGACAGCAGCTCCACTACGGCATCTATGTCATCCACCAG GCTGGTGAAGTCACGTTTAACCGGGCGAAATTATTGAACGTGGGCTACCTGGAGGCCCTGAAGGACTATACCTGGGACTGCTTCATCCTGCATGATGTGGATTTGGTCCCAGAAAATGATCATAACCTCTACATGTGTGACACACAGCCCAAACATTTAGTAGTGGGCAGGAACTCCACGGGGTACAG GCTACGATACAATGGGTACTTTGGGGGAGTGACGGCCATGACGAGGGATCAGTTTTCCAGAGTTAACGGATTCTCCAACACATACTGGGGCTGGGGAGGGGAAGATGACGACCTCCGCACCCG ggtCACGCTTCAGAACATGAAGGTGGTGCGGCCCCCCAAAGAGGTGGCGCGTTATACCATGATATTCcaccacagagacagtgggaacGAGGTCAACAAAGACAG GGGCCGTCTGCTCACGCGCACCTCCAGGGTGTGGAGGACGGACGGACTGAACTCCTGCACGTACAAAACCATCGCGCTGGAACGCCAGCCCCTGTATGTCAACGTGACCGTGGACATCGGCGTTCCCGGCGCAGCCCCCTGA